In the Brassica oleracea var. oleracea cultivar TO1000 unplaced genomic scaffold, BOL UnpScaffold01264, whole genome shotgun sequence genome, ACAAGCAGTGAATATACATACTATAaacattttctaatttaaaagtaaaattttctaataaataataataaaaatatccatAAGACTATCACCAAGTATCAGTATCGACACacttttaaagaagaaaaatgacatCGTATAAATCGTTTCttgaacttttatatttaagCAAATAATTACAAAGTTCTGACATACGGTAAATTTGGAGAGTGttctaataattaaaaacgtGAAGACGGCGACGGCGATGGCGATagatttctagggttttgatgaTTGATCGAGATTGGGATCCGGGATCTCAGAGGAAGATTGGGGATCGAGGAGATCTACGGCTTAGGGGAAGGGAAAGCAAATCGAATTCGTCTATTGGAGATTCGGATTTCGATTCGTTAGCGATAACATTGAGGGGTAATCCACGGGCTTTCCATAGGTTGGGAAGAAGGATCGCGGTTGTTAGGAAATGGTTATTATTGGGATCTTTCATATGGATGCAGTATCCAGAAGATCAATCATTCGGATTACAAGGTATGGGATTTGGTATAATCGAAACAGAATCTTTCGCTTCTATTTTGGAAAGTGGTAATTTGTCTTCCCGATTCCATCATTTTTTAGGGGAAAAAATATGGAGGCACTTGGATTTTAAAGGGATTTTTCTTCGTGGTTTGGGAGTTTTCAATTTAACTTATGGAGGTTGGCGCGTTAAGGATATTAGGTTTTTGcaagagaaacaaaaattgttttcaaacaTTCTTAAGATTAGCTTGAATGTACTTAAAGgtcatatcttttattttcttcatatgAGTATCTTGTTTGAAGGAAAGGGGATGCGAGGAATGAATGTGGGATTCGATAATTCTATGCTGTCACGAAGTCAATGTGTCTTTCACAGGTTGGCAAGGTCTTGCAGGTGGGTAAGGGCTCGTGGGGTGGAGCGTAACCAAGAAGGGTGGGATGTTCGATCTCACGGTAATGGATGGTTTCTGCAAATTCAAATCCCAAATGAATGTTGGGTTACAGGGTTTGAGGTTTTATTTGGTGCATGGAGGCTTGCATTAGGGATTGCAATATTGGCACTTTGGTTCTTCCCTAGCAGGAACAAAGATATACGGTGTCTGGATAGTAGGTTGAGCAAGTATTGGGTCAAGCTAACAGTAAATAATTATGTCTTTTTGGTTTGTATGTATATTGGTCTTTGGGATTATGATATTGCTGGAGGCACATTTGGTCGGTCTTGTTActatatggtttggatttgtgAGTGGGGCTACTTATATATGGATCGAGAATTCTTGTATTTTATGGACACGCTATGTGTATTGGTTCTACGGCAACTGGTAATTAGgagttttttgttgttatttcaGATAGTAGTTTATATGGTATTTggaaaaataatgaattacaAGAGGCGATTGGAGTTTGGcaatttgtatttgtttagagATTTTCCTAATATTTTACTTGCGCACGGGATATACAAGTGGTTTCTTTGGAGGCTTCAAGGACTTTTTTTAAGGGATGGAGTGGAGA is a window encoding:
- the LOC106321144 gene encoding uncharacterized protein LOC106321144; the encoded protein is MIDRDWDPGSQRKIGDRGDLRLRGRESKSNSSIGDSDFDSLAITLRGNPRAFHRLGRRIAVVRKWLLLGSFIWMQYPEDQSFGLQGKGMRGMNVGFDNSMLSRSQCVFHRLARSCRWVRARGVERNQEGWDVRSHGNGWFLQIQIPNECWVTGFEVLFGAWRLALGIAILALWFFPSRNKDIRCLDSRLSKYWVKLTVNNYVFLVCMYIGLWDYDIAGGTFGRSCYYMVWICEWGYLYMDREFLYFMDTLCVLVLRQLVIRSFLLLFQIVVYMVFGKIMNYKRRLEFVDPVGRSGGLALYYNNEFQVNILYSSNRMIDVEAVALGKTGTAAEDRSKQKLISHNDSSGFVAEF